In a single window of the Nitrospirota bacterium genome:
- a CDS encoding phosphate-starvation-inducible PsiE family protein: protein MSHGPSRGAWLVRAMGLTAELDLTRVWTKGIKLVLSLLILTILVGLAGGVVKTFLDLRLLFSRPVEVALRQVIIDTLILLAVVEVFKTTLTYFAEGRVKVTFIVDTILVVMLTEVIAQWFKGEHLVELAVLGGILLTLGAVRVLAVRFSPFPGEGGRDSG from the coding sequence ATGTCCCACGGACCTTCGCGCGGGGCCTGGCTCGTTCGGGCCATGGGGTTGACGGCCGAGCTGGACCTGACCCGGGTCTGGACGAAAGGGATCAAGCTGGTCCTCAGCCTCCTGATCCTCACGATCCTGGTCGGGCTGGCCGGCGGGGTCGTCAAGACGTTCCTCGATCTGCGGCTGCTCTTCAGCCGTCCGGTCGAGGTGGCGCTCCGCCAGGTGATCATTGACACGCTGATCCTCCTCGCCGTCGTCGAGGTGTTCAAGACCACCCTCACCTACTTCGCCGAAGGGCGGGTGAAGGTGACGTTCATCGTGGACACGATCCTGGTGGTCATGTTGACCGAGGTGATCGCCCAGTGGTTCAAGGGCGAACACCTGGTGGAGCTGGCCGTGCTCGGCGGGATCCTCCTGACGCTGGGCGCCGTTCGCGTCCTGGCCGTACGGTTCTCCCCGTTTCCCGGCGAGGGCGGCCGGGATTCGGGCTGA
- a CDS encoding CBS domain-containing protein, whose protein sequence is MITARHLMKQDLAKVSHLSSVSDAAQVMKDRKIGSVFVEQQGRIVGIVTETDIVRQAVGPGRPARLIPVREIMSSPVVGIDEHRPITEAADLMERNGTRHLAVLRFGSIVGVLSVRDLLHPVAIDEF, encoded by the coding sequence ATGATTACCGCGAGACATCTGATGAAACAGGATCTGGCGAAGGTATCGCACCTGTCCTCGGTCTCGGACGCTGCCCAGGTGATGAAGGACCGGAAAATCGGGAGCGTGTTCGTCGAGCAACAGGGCCGGATCGTCGGAATCGTCACGGAGACGGATATCGTGCGGCAAGCCGTCGGACCGGGTCGGCCGGCGCGATTGATTCCGGTCCGCGAGATCATGAGCAGCCCAGTGGTCGGCATTGACGAGCACCGGCCGATCACCGAGGCGGCGGACCTCATGGAGCGGAACGGCACCCGCCACCTGGCGGTCCTCCGCTTCGGCTCCATCGTCGGCGTGCTGTCGGTGCGGGACCTGCTCCACCCGGTCGCGATTGACGAATTCTGA
- a CDS encoding PstS family phosphate ABC transporter substrate-binding protein codes for MNGHAMRLASALYALFVLGLTAGARAEHDGVNGKPVVEPEIASYAPRTDLSGRILTIAGSNTMQPLLAKLASGFTKHHPDVRIVVEDVGSDEAIREFIIGYSLQRRGEKARKGTDGATELNVLASSRELTEKEIKAFTTTNGYAPLAIPIAMDAVTIYVHRSNPVQGLTLAQVDAIFSVHRKRGFPEEIKTWGQAGVQEAWHDQPIHLYGRDKDSGTRRFFQAVALLDGDLKEEVKEQPGSASEILAIARDPLGIGYAGVGFQSSLVRRVPLAEDAGKPFVKASTDSVLDGSYPLRRHLYLYVDKAPGSKLDPIIEEFLKFANSREGQQTVVQAQLYPLSKREVANNLAALSGGPVAVSMQNGFSSR; via the coding sequence ATGAATGGCCACGCAATGCGGTTAGCCAGTGCGCTGTACGCCTTGTTTGTTCTTGGGCTGACCGCCGGTGCCAGAGCCGAGCACGACGGCGTCAACGGAAAGCCCGTCGTCGAGCCGGAGATCGCTTCTTACGCGCCGAGAACCGACCTGTCCGGACGCATTCTCACCATCGCCGGCTCAAACACGATGCAACCCTTGCTGGCCAAGCTCGCCAGCGGGTTCACCAAACACCATCCGGACGTCCGGATCGTGGTTGAGGATGTCGGCTCGGACGAAGCGATCAGGGAATTCATCATCGGGTACTCGCTGCAGCGCCGCGGGGAGAAGGCCCGTAAGGGAACCGACGGGGCCACGGAGCTCAACGTGCTGGCCTCCTCGCGCGAGCTGACCGAAAAGGAGATCAAGGCCTTTACGACCACGAACGGCTATGCGCCTCTCGCCATTCCCATCGCGATGGATGCGGTGACGATCTATGTCCATCGCAGCAATCCGGTGCAAGGACTCACCCTGGCTCAGGTTGATGCGATCTTTAGCGTGCACCGGAAGCGGGGATTCCCGGAAGAGATCAAGACCTGGGGGCAGGCCGGAGTGCAGGAGGCTTGGCACGATCAACCGATCCACCTCTACGGAAGGGACAAGGACTCAGGCACTCGCCGGTTCTTCCAAGCGGTCGCCTTGCTCGATGGGGATCTGAAGGAGGAGGTCAAGGAGCAGCCGGGCTCTGCGTCGGAGATCCTGGCCATCGCCCGCGATCCGTTGGGCATCGGATATGCCGGGGTCGGATTCCAGAGTTCGCTCGTCCGCAGGGTCCCGCTGGCCGAAGATGCGGGAAAGCCCTTCGTGAAGGCCAGCACGGATTCCGTCCTGGATGGCAGCTACCCGTTGCGGCGGCACCTCTACCTGTACGTGGACAAGGCTCCCGGCTCCAAGCTCGACCCGATCATCGAGGAGTTCCTCAAGTTCGCGAACAGCCGCGAAGGACAGCAGACCGTGGTGCAGGCGCAACTGTATCCGCTGTCCAAGAGGGAAGTCGCCAACAATCTGGCGGCGCTCTCCGGCGGACCCGTAGCCGTTTCCATGCAGAATGGTTTCTCATCGCGCTGA